A DNA window from Ctenopharyngodon idella isolate HZGC_01 chromosome 8, HZGC01, whole genome shotgun sequence contains the following coding sequences:
- the si:dkey-220o5.5 gene encoding actin filament-associated protein 1-like 2 isoform X1, giving the protein MDKQKVLARLVSDLQAFLLVLDSENLSYIAQAQKKSISELLYKLQDNKDTPAEDAEYMIMNCPSGGPSDLRESTTAEAHLTEEPLSVTSTERLQQGHLLFRTPATLHSPRQSVCPAAHIHDLLQPPAKQRTSISSAVPPHPPCLEDEDCYEEAEPFVPASQTTDKVDSDSSHYESYGEEEEEFVKDRAHYIQWSSSQPCLRPVPESRICGYLWRKKWLGQWTRQLFIIKHDSLLCFKCAKDLHPLLELNLTGCYVVYKSKNSKKMQHELKVVANADTVILGFQSSTQAEEWRKIIEEVSGSSYYEPESQSSSSILRSERLDSCRSSTVLHTDSDEEKISSLPSAISSVEIKDKDRDSSVSLCPLSSAAFLNVLMNCQWQSLWCRVEDGVLKMYRDEESEETPQYTVQLRGSEVRPGPDTAHAYRITITQHGDQVAVLEANCADDKEQWVQLLQDGSSTVAGSPYQHTSHESLSGLKSRKFPTSNMYMDDPFQQLCGGIHSQPIYSNSSILEHMFQKPYTGGNGELVSSKDSANYSNNEIFSNHSTKVFEIERGVQKLDLTGKSRVQLRAGSEINLVSVGTKPAKRNSFRRSLAFCTERAQGGFLTPLLRRTASAKSTLKKAPSALFIEHGRVFQRRKEWETKASG; this is encoded by the exons TGCTGGCTCGGCTGGTTTCGGACCTACAGGCGTTCTTGCTGGTTCTGGACAGTGAGAATCTCAGTTATATTGCTCAGGCCCAGAAAAAATCCATCTCAGAGCTGCTATATAAACTACAGGACAATAAGGACACACCAG caGAGGATGCAGAGTACATGATTATGAACTGTCCCTCTGGAGGCCCCAGTGATCTCAGGGAAAGCACCACCGCTGAGGCTCATTTGACAGAGGAACCTCTTTCAGTCACCTCTACTGAACGACTGCAGCAAGGG CATCTTCTCTTCCGGACTCCAGCGACTCTTCACTCACCTCGCCAAAGTGTGTGCCCGGCTGCTCATATCCATGACCTCCTCCAACCACCTGCAAAACAAAGAACT tctATAAGTTCTGCTGTCCCCCCACACCCCCCATGTTTAGAGGATGAGGACTGTTATGAGGAGGCAGAACCGTTTGTCCCGGCCAGTCAGACTACAG ATAAAGTGGACTCAGACAGCAGTCATTACGAGTCGTACGgtgaagaggaggaagagtttGTGAAGGACAGAGCTCACTACATCCAGTGGAGCTCCTCTCAGCCCTGCTTAAGACCCGTGCCAGAGTCACGCATTTGCGGATACCTTTGGAGGAAGAAGTGGTTGGGTCAGTGGACCCGCCAGCTCTTCATTATTAAGCACGACTCACTACTG TGTTTTAAGTGTGCTAAAGACTTACACCCTCTACTGGAGCTAAACCTCACGGGTTGCTACGTGGTCTACAAATCTAAAAACAGCAAGAAGATGCAGCACGAGCTGAAGGTGGTGGCTAATGCTGACACAGTCATCTTGGGCTTCCAGAGCAGCACGCAGGCTGAAGAGTGGAGGAAG ATTATAGAAGAAGTGAGTGGCTCCTCTTATTATGAACCTGAATCCCAAAGCTCCTCATCCATCCTGAGAAGCGAGAGGCTGGACTCTTGCAGG tCAAGTACTGTCCTCCATACAGACTCGGATGAAGAGAAAATATCAAGTCTTCCGTCTGCAATTAGCAGTGTGGAGATTAAAGACAAAGACAGAG actcttctgtctctctctgtccacTGTCCTCAGCGGCCTTCCTGAACGTGCTGATGAACTGTCAGTGGCAGAGTCTGTGGTGTCGAGTGGAGGACGGGGTTCTGAAGATGTATCGAGATGAGGAGTCAGAAGAGACCCCTCAGTACACAGTTCAGCTCAGAGGGAGTGAGGTCCGTCCCGGCCCGGATACAGCACATGCTTACCGCATTACCATCACACAACACGGAGACCAGGTGGCTGTACTAGAG GCAAATTGTGCAGATGATAAAGAGCAGTGGGTTCAGCTCCTGCAGGATGGGAGTTCCACTGTAGCTGGTTCTCCATATCAACACACCAGCCACGAGTCACTGag TGGTCTGAAAAGCCGCAAGTTCCCCACCTCAAACATGTACATGGACGACCCCTTTCAGCAGCTGTGTGGTGGAATCCACTCTCAGCCCATCTATTCAAACTCATCCATACTTGAGCACATG TTTCAGAAACCCTACACTGGTGGAAATGGAGAATTGGTGTCATCCAAGGATTCTGCCAACTACAGCAATAATGAAATCTTCAGCAACCACA gtACAAAAGTGTTTGAGATTGAGAGGGGAGTGCAGAAGCTGGACCTGACAGGAAAGAGTCGTGTGCAGTTACGAGCAGGGTCAGAGATCAACCTTGTGAGCGTGGGGACGAAGCCAGCTAAACGGAATTCCTTCAGACGGTCCCTTGCTTTCTGCACTGAACGAGCACAG GGGGGCTTTCTGACCCCACTCTTGAGAAGAACTGCCTCAGCAAAAAGCACCCTAAAGAAAGCTCCATCTGCCCTGTTTATCGAGCATGGCAGGGTCTTCCAAAGGAGGAAG gAGTGGGAAACCAAAGCTTCAGGTTGA
- the si:dkey-220o5.5 gene encoding actin filament-associated protein 1-like 2 isoform X2 — MDKQKVLARLVSDLQAFLLVLDSENLSYIAQAQKKSISELLYKLQDNKDTPEDAEYMIMNCPSGGPSDLRESTTAEAHLTEEPLSVTSTERLQQGHLLFRTPATLHSPRQSVCPAAHIHDLLQPPAKQRTSISSAVPPHPPCLEDEDCYEEAEPFVPASQTTDKVDSDSSHYESYGEEEEEFVKDRAHYIQWSSSQPCLRPVPESRICGYLWRKKWLGQWTRQLFIIKHDSLLCFKCAKDLHPLLELNLTGCYVVYKSKNSKKMQHELKVVANADTVILGFQSSTQAEEWRKIIEEVSGSSYYEPESQSSSSILRSERLDSCRSSTVLHTDSDEEKISSLPSAISSVEIKDKDRDSSVSLCPLSSAAFLNVLMNCQWQSLWCRVEDGVLKMYRDEESEETPQYTVQLRGSEVRPGPDTAHAYRITITQHGDQVAVLEANCADDKEQWVQLLQDGSSTVAGSPYQHTSHESLSGLKSRKFPTSNMYMDDPFQQLCGGIHSQPIYSNSSILEHMFQKPYTGGNGELVSSKDSANYSNNEIFSNHSTKVFEIERGVQKLDLTGKSRVQLRAGSEINLVSVGTKPAKRNSFRRSLAFCTERAQGGFLTPLLRRTASAKSTLKKAPSALFIEHGRVFQRRKEWETKASG, encoded by the exons TGCTGGCTCGGCTGGTTTCGGACCTACAGGCGTTCTTGCTGGTTCTGGACAGTGAGAATCTCAGTTATATTGCTCAGGCCCAGAAAAAATCCATCTCAGAGCTGCTATATAAACTACAGGACAATAAGGACACACCAG AGGATGCAGAGTACATGATTATGAACTGTCCCTCTGGAGGCCCCAGTGATCTCAGGGAAAGCACCACCGCTGAGGCTCATTTGACAGAGGAACCTCTTTCAGTCACCTCTACTGAACGACTGCAGCAAGGG CATCTTCTCTTCCGGACTCCAGCGACTCTTCACTCACCTCGCCAAAGTGTGTGCCCGGCTGCTCATATCCATGACCTCCTCCAACCACCTGCAAAACAAAGAACT tctATAAGTTCTGCTGTCCCCCCACACCCCCCATGTTTAGAGGATGAGGACTGTTATGAGGAGGCAGAACCGTTTGTCCCGGCCAGTCAGACTACAG ATAAAGTGGACTCAGACAGCAGTCATTACGAGTCGTACGgtgaagaggaggaagagtttGTGAAGGACAGAGCTCACTACATCCAGTGGAGCTCCTCTCAGCCCTGCTTAAGACCCGTGCCAGAGTCACGCATTTGCGGATACCTTTGGAGGAAGAAGTGGTTGGGTCAGTGGACCCGCCAGCTCTTCATTATTAAGCACGACTCACTACTG TGTTTTAAGTGTGCTAAAGACTTACACCCTCTACTGGAGCTAAACCTCACGGGTTGCTACGTGGTCTACAAATCTAAAAACAGCAAGAAGATGCAGCACGAGCTGAAGGTGGTGGCTAATGCTGACACAGTCATCTTGGGCTTCCAGAGCAGCACGCAGGCTGAAGAGTGGAGGAAG ATTATAGAAGAAGTGAGTGGCTCCTCTTATTATGAACCTGAATCCCAAAGCTCCTCATCCATCCTGAGAAGCGAGAGGCTGGACTCTTGCAGG tCAAGTACTGTCCTCCATACAGACTCGGATGAAGAGAAAATATCAAGTCTTCCGTCTGCAATTAGCAGTGTGGAGATTAAAGACAAAGACAGAG actcttctgtctctctctgtccacTGTCCTCAGCGGCCTTCCTGAACGTGCTGATGAACTGTCAGTGGCAGAGTCTGTGGTGTCGAGTGGAGGACGGGGTTCTGAAGATGTATCGAGATGAGGAGTCAGAAGAGACCCCTCAGTACACAGTTCAGCTCAGAGGGAGTGAGGTCCGTCCCGGCCCGGATACAGCACATGCTTACCGCATTACCATCACACAACACGGAGACCAGGTGGCTGTACTAGAG GCAAATTGTGCAGATGATAAAGAGCAGTGGGTTCAGCTCCTGCAGGATGGGAGTTCCACTGTAGCTGGTTCTCCATATCAACACACCAGCCACGAGTCACTGag TGGTCTGAAAAGCCGCAAGTTCCCCACCTCAAACATGTACATGGACGACCCCTTTCAGCAGCTGTGTGGTGGAATCCACTCTCAGCCCATCTATTCAAACTCATCCATACTTGAGCACATG TTTCAGAAACCCTACACTGGTGGAAATGGAGAATTGGTGTCATCCAAGGATTCTGCCAACTACAGCAATAATGAAATCTTCAGCAACCACA gtACAAAAGTGTTTGAGATTGAGAGGGGAGTGCAGAAGCTGGACCTGACAGGAAAGAGTCGTGTGCAGTTACGAGCAGGGTCAGAGATCAACCTTGTGAGCGTGGGGACGAAGCCAGCTAAACGGAATTCCTTCAGACGGTCCCTTGCTTTCTGCACTGAACGAGCACAG GGGGGCTTTCTGACCCCACTCTTGAGAAGAACTGCCTCAGCAAAAAGCACCCTAAAGAAAGCTCCATCTGCCCTGTTTATCGAGCATGGCAGGGTCTTCCAAAGGAGGAAG gAGTGGGAAACCAAAGCTTCAGGTTGA